The following proteins come from a genomic window of Candidatus Methylacidiphilales bacterium:
- a CDS encoding sulfate adenylyltransferase subunit 2: MTHLDKLEAQSIFIFREAYHAFKSPAMPWSMGKDSNVLIWLAKKAFCGKVPFPVLHIDTTYEFQEMLEFREWAVKEYDLKLIVKINENARQGKAPYKESIGYETHDPVTVTHELKTVALQQAMAEYKWDALITGIRRDEDSTRAKERYFSPRNVEFEWDYRDQPPEFWNQFTTQIKPGEHIRVQPLLDWTEVDIWQYIKREEIPIPQMYFARKADGKMQRYRSLGCWPITKPIASAAANIDEIIEELKHTKTSERAGRAQDHYERNAMQKLRAKGFM, translated from the coding sequence ATGACACATTTAGACAAGCTCGAAGCGCAAAGTATTTTTATCTTCAGGGAAGCATACCATGCTTTTAAGAGTCCCGCCATGCCGTGGTCGATGGGCAAGGACTCCAACGTCCTGATCTGGCTGGCCAAGAAGGCCTTCTGCGGCAAGGTGCCCTTTCCTGTGCTGCACATCGATACCACCTATGAATTCCAGGAAATGCTGGAATTCCGGGAGTGGGCCGTAAAGGAGTATGATCTCAAGTTGATCGTCAAGATCAACGAAAACGCCCGCCAGGGCAAGGCTCCCTATAAGGAATCCATTGGTTACGAAACGCATGACCCGGTCACGGTGACGCATGAGTTGAAAACCGTGGCCTTGCAACAGGCCATGGCCGAATACAAATGGGACGCCCTGATAACAGGCATCCGGCGCGATGAGGATTCGACCCGGGCCAAGGAACGGTATTTTTCACCGCGCAACGTGGAGTTTGAATGGGATTACCGCGACCAGCCTCCGGAATTCTGGAACCAATTCACGACGCAAATCAAGCCCGGCGAACATATCCGGGTGCAGCCGTTGCTCGATTGGACCGAGGTTGATATCTGGCAATACATCAAAAGGGAGGAAATTCCGATACCCCAGATGTATTTTGCCCGCAAGGCGGATGGGAAAATGCAGCGGTACCGTTCGTTGGGCTGCTGGCCCATCACAAAACCCATCGCCAGCGCTGCCGCCAACATTGATGAAATCATCGAGGAATTGAAACACACCAAGACCTCGGAACGGGCCGGCCGCGCCCAGGACCACTACGAGAGAAACGCGATGCAAAAGCTCCGGGCGAAGGGATTCATGTGA
- a CDS encoding phosphoadenylyl-sulfate reductase translates to MKATHTSEPPKQDQSPPSAQNIEILKSANLDLAPLTAEDRVAWALEKFGDRLVLSSSFGIQSAVMLHLTTRLAPGIPVILIDTGHLFPETYRFIDELTNRLNLNLKVYRPLHSPAWQEARHGKLWEQGIEGIERYNQINKVEPMQRALNELSAAAWLAGLRREQSTSRQKLNAANLQNGRLKIHPIIDWNNKRVHEYLKIHDLPYHPLWEQGYVSVGDVQTTRKWSEGMSEEETRFFGLKRECGLHEGVTGDFSI, encoded by the coding sequence ATGAAGGCTACCCACACCTCAGAACCACCGAAGCAGGATCAATCCCCTCCTTCGGCCCAGAACATCGAAATCCTCAAGTCTGCCAATCTGGATCTCGCGCCCCTGACCGCGGAAGACCGGGTGGCTTGGGCTCTGGAAAAGTTCGGTGATCGCCTGGTGCTCAGTTCCAGCTTTGGCATCCAATCCGCCGTGATGCTGCATTTAACCACAAGGCTGGCCCCCGGGATCCCGGTCATCCTGATCGATACCGGCCATCTTTTCCCCGAAACCTACCGGTTTATTGATGAGCTAACGAATCGCTTGAACCTTAATTTGAAGGTGTATCGTCCTCTCCATTCCCCCGCATGGCAGGAAGCCCGGCATGGAAAACTTTGGGAACAAGGGATCGAGGGCATCGAACGTTACAACCAAATCAACAAGGTCGAACCCATGCAGCGCGCGCTGAATGAACTCAGCGCGGCGGCCTGGCTGGCTGGATTGCGACGGGAACAATCCACCAGCCGGCAAAAGCTCAATGCCGCCAATTTACAAAATGGCAGGCTCAAAATCCATCCGATCATCGACTGGAACAACAAGCGGGTGCATGAATATCTCAAAATACATGACCTGCCCTATCATCCTCTTTGGGAACAAGGTTATGTTTCGGTCGGTGATGTTCAGACCACGCGGAAATGGTCGGAAGGCATGAGCGAGGAGGAAACGCGGTTTTTCGGCCTCAAACGGGAATGCGGGCTGCATGAAGGCGTCACGGGCGACTTTTCAATCTAA
- a CDS encoding nitronate monooxygenase, with protein sequence MNLKNTIFPQVIQGGMGVGVSGWRLARAVSMTGQLGVVSGTALDVVLARELQLGDPDGNLRHALDAFPFPEIAERVLKRFYIPEGKDAVAAFRNTPVHNAESPHSLLELTIVAAFAQIFLAKEGHENPVGLNLLEKIQIPTLPSLFGAMLAGVDYVLMGAGIPRQIPGILDKFSEGQAAELKLDVAGAAPDDPVVTKLNPADFCGNPPPVLKRPRFLAIVSSAVLALNLKRKASGNIDGFVVEGATAGGHNAPPRGPMQLTDAGEPVYGPKDLPDLEKFRELGLPFWLAGGYGRPGKLQEALKQGAAGIQVGTAFAFCRESGLTPELKTSVLRQVREGKLRVFTDPCASPTGFPFKLVQLSGTLSDEKLSQERPRLCDLGFLRHLYRRENGSIGYRCPSEPIHDYIRKGGVADETRNRKCICNGLLASIGLGQARGPGNVELPVVTAGDDAALLSQFLPDGQESYSAAEVVNRLLADSAQADPRKTEPYIIHTAAPQSA encoded by the coding sequence ATGAACTTGAAAAATACGATCTTCCCCCAAGTGATTCAAGGGGGCATGGGTGTGGGCGTTTCAGGATGGCGCCTGGCTCGCGCAGTTTCCATGACCGGGCAATTGGGCGTTGTTTCCGGGACCGCCTTGGATGTCGTGTTGGCGCGCGAACTGCAGTTGGGAGACCCGGACGGCAATTTACGCCATGCCCTTGATGCCTTCCCCTTCCCTGAAATCGCGGAACGCGTGCTCAAGCGGTTCTACATTCCCGAAGGCAAGGATGCAGTCGCCGCCTTTCGCAACACTCCGGTTCACAACGCTGAATCTCCTCACTCCCTCCTGGAACTCACCATTGTCGCCGCTTTCGCCCAGATTTTTCTCGCCAAGGAAGGGCATGAAAATCCCGTGGGATTGAATCTCCTGGAAAAAATCCAGATCCCGACCCTGCCCTCCTTGTTCGGCGCGATGCTGGCAGGAGTCGATTACGTGCTGATGGGCGCCGGCATCCCCCGCCAGATCCCGGGCATTCTGGACAAATTTTCCGAAGGGCAGGCCGCCGAGCTCAAATTGGATGTGGCCGGGGCGGCACCTGACGATCCTGTAGTAACTAAATTGAACCCTGCCGATTTTTGCGGCAATCCGCCCCCGGTTTTGAAGCGTCCCAGGTTCCTGGCCATAGTCTCCTCTGCGGTCCTGGCCCTCAACCTGAAGCGCAAGGCAAGCGGGAACATCGACGGTTTTGTCGTCGAAGGCGCCACTGCGGGAGGCCACAACGCTCCGCCTCGGGGCCCGATGCAACTCACCGACGCCGGTGAACCGGTCTATGGCCCCAAGGACCTTCCTGACTTGGAAAAATTCAGGGAGCTGGGCCTTCCCTTCTGGCTGGCGGGCGGCTACGGACGCCCAGGCAAGCTGCAGGAGGCGCTCAAACAAGGCGCCGCAGGCATCCAGGTGGGTACCGCCTTCGCATTTTGCCGGGAATCCGGTTTGACGCCCGAACTGAAAACCTCGGTGCTCCGCCAGGTCAGGGAGGGCAAACTCAGAGTATTTACGGACCCTTGCGCGTCCCCCACGGGCTTCCCCTTCAAGCTTGTGCAATTGTCAGGCACGCTATCGGATGAAAAACTTTCCCAGGAACGCCCCCGCCTTTGCGACCTCGGCTTCCTCCGCCATCTCTACCGCCGCGAAAACGGGAGCATTGGCTACCGTTGCCCGAGCGAACCCATCCATGACTACATCAGGAAAGGCGGCGTTGCGGATGAAACGCGCAACCGGAAATGCATCTGCAACGGGCTGCTGGCATCCATCGGACTCGGCCAGGCCCGGGGGCCCGGCAATGTCGAACTCCCTGTCGTGACCGCCGGGGATGACGCCGCCCTTCTCTCACAATTTTTGCCTGACGGGCAGGAAAGCTACTCCGCCGCTGAAGTTGTCAACCGACTGTTAGCAGACAGTGCGCAGGCGGATCCCCGGAAAACCGAGCCCTATATTATTCATACCGCAGCGCCTCAATCGGCTTGA
- a CDS encoding ABC transporter permease gives MGDTLIHALRDVSLKIKQGEFVAIMGPSGSGKSTMMHILGLLDTPDSGSYKLLGNEVAGLSEDELSRQRSDQIGFVFQQFNLLARTSAYDNVALPLIYRKNGGAAGDDPEALLKNVGLGTRLDHKPNELSGGQQQRVAIARALVNRPNILFADEPTGNLDSASGDEIMGILGALNEQGITIVLVTHEPDIAEHARRIIRMRDGVVQSDETKDSSPLRVSKKTPPAAKTEVQASAINRWFSNRHFIFLEFLSHVHQALRALQASKMRTVLSTLGIIIGVAAVIGALALGVGAQQSIQSTIASLGSNLLVLRPAPRLAAGVALQAGAVTRLSIEDAQIIKDNIPAVDTVAPVVRSRVQVTFEDQNVNTEVDGSTADFMTIHADTPVAGRFFSDREERERARVAVLGPTVVRGLFADQNPIGEYIKINKVIFQVIGILPAKGANGPRDEDDVILIPLSTAMHRVMGKTYVDQIDMHITDANQILAAQDDVQNLINRLHSPPLSQHTLGLFRVDNYAMIQQAFAQVADVLSYLLGAIAAISLIVGGIGIMNIMLVSVTERTREIGLRKAVGAKRSDILGQFLIEALIVSLGGGVIGVILGSLASVICSEFFGFAMPVTWWAVLLATFSSASIGVIFGLWPAQKAAALKPIEALRYE, from the coding sequence GTGGCCGGGCTCAGCGAGGATGAATTATCCCGGCAACGTTCCGATCAAATCGGGTTTGTTTTCCAGCAATTCAACCTTCTGGCGCGCACGTCCGCGTACGACAATGTGGCGCTGCCGCTGATTTACCGGAAGAACGGAGGGGCCGCCGGGGATGATCCCGAGGCGTTGCTGAAGAACGTGGGGCTCGGAACCCGGCTCGACCACAAGCCGAATGAACTTTCGGGCGGCCAGCAACAGCGCGTGGCCATCGCCCGGGCGCTGGTCAACAGGCCTAACATTTTATTCGCAGATGAGCCCACTGGAAATCTGGATTCGGCCAGCGGCGACGAGATCATGGGCATCCTCGGCGCTTTGAACGAGCAGGGCATCACGATTGTTCTGGTGACTCACGAACCCGATATTGCGGAACATGCGCGCCGGATCATCCGCATGAGGGACGGCGTCGTGCAGAGCGATGAAACAAAGGATTCCAGCCCGCTCCGGGTTTCAAAAAAAACGCCCCCGGCCGCAAAGACCGAAGTTCAAGCGTCCGCCATCAACCGATGGTTTTCGAACCGGCACTTTATTTTCCTGGAATTTTTATCTCATGTCCATCAGGCCTTGCGCGCCCTTCAGGCCAGCAAGATGCGTACTGTTTTGTCCACTCTGGGCATCATTATTGGAGTTGCGGCGGTCATCGGCGCGCTGGCACTGGGGGTGGGCGCACAGCAGTCCATTCAATCCACCATTGCATCGCTGGGCTCCAATCTTTTGGTGCTCCGGCCCGCGCCTCGTCTTGCAGCGGGCGTGGCCTTGCAGGCCGGCGCTGTCACCCGCCTGTCGATTGAGGATGCCCAGATCATCAAGGACAACATTCCGGCGGTGGACACCGTGGCGCCTGTTGTTCGATCCCGCGTCCAGGTCACGTTCGAGGACCAGAATGTCAATACCGAGGTGGACGGTTCCACTGCTGATTTCATGACGATTCATGCCGATACGCCGGTGGCGGGGCGCTTCTTCAGCGACCGTGAGGAGCGCGAGCGGGCCCGTGTGGCCGTGCTGGGGCCGACGGTCGTGCGCGGGCTTTTTGCCGATCAAAATCCAATCGGCGAGTATATCAAAATCAACAAGGTGATTTTCCAGGTCATCGGCATTTTGCCGGCTAAGGGCGCGAACGGCCCCCGGGACGAGGACGATGTCATCCTGATTCCCCTGTCCACGGCCATGCACCGGGTCATGGGAAAAACATACGTGGATCAGATTGATATGCATATCACCGACGCCAACCAGATCCTTGCCGCGCAGGATGACGTGCAGAATTTGATCAACCGGCTGCATTCGCCGCCGCTCTCGCAGCACACCCTCGGGCTGTTCCGCGTCGATAATTATGCCATGATCCAGCAGGCCTTTGCGCAGGTCGCCGATGTCCTTTCCTATCTGCTGGGGGCCATTGCGGCCATTTCATTGATCGTTGGCGGCATCGGCATCATGAATATCATGCTGGTTTCGGTGACGGAACGGACGCGGGAGATCGGCCTGCGCAAGGCGGTTGGCGCCAAGCGCAGCGACATTCTCGGCCAGTTCCTGATTGAAGCCCTGATTGTCAGCCTGGGCGGCGGTGTGATCGGAGTCATTCTGGGATCCTTGGCGTCAGTGATTTGTTCGGAGTTCTTTGGCTTTGCCATGCCGGTGACGTGGTGGGCGGTGCTGCTGGCGACTTTTTCATCCGCCAGCATTGGGGTGATTTTCGGCTTGTGGCCGGCGCAGAAGGCGGCCGCGCTCAAGCCGATTGAGGCGCTGCGGTATGAATAA